A genome region from Nicotiana tabacum cultivar K326 chromosome 13, ASM71507v2, whole genome shotgun sequence includes the following:
- the LOC142168003 gene encoding uncharacterized protein LOC142168003: MARDKDTQNTTTILDSTNPLYMPPSKSVGTVLVPMAFDGTGYRSWRRGVLRALSVKNKVGCIIRKGKKPNAGEAIYDQWARCDDMVTSWILNSLSKNLTDSLQYVNDAKELWQEL, translated from the coding sequence ATGGCTAGAGACAAGGATACTCAGAATACCACCACAATTTTGGATTCGACCAACCCGCTATACATGCCCCCATCGAAAAGTGTTGGGACTGTACTGGTACCGATGGCATTTGACGGCACCGGCTATAGATCCTGGAGGAGAGGCGTTCTTAGAGCTCTCTCTGTAAAAAACAAAGTCGGGTGCATCATAAGAAAGGGTAAGAAACCTAATGCTGGAGAAGCGATCTACGATCAATGGGCACGATGCGATGATATGGTGACATCGTGGATTCTGAACTCACTCTCAAAGAATTTGACTGACAGTCTACAATACGTGAATGATGCAAAGGAGTTATGGCAAGAGCTTTAG